The Acidobacteriota bacterium nucleotide sequence GGAACCCGGAACCCTAAAGCCTACCCAACCCAGGCGATGGTTTCGATTTCCACCAGGACGTCTTTTGGCAATCTGGCAACTTCGACGGTAGAACGGGCTGGCGGGTTTTCCGAGAAAAACCGGCCATAGACTTCATTCATAGCCTGAAAATGGTTCATATCCTTGAGAAAAACCGTGGTTTTGACGACATTTCTCAGGCTGCCACCGGCAGCCTCAAGCACAGCGGTGATGTTGGTCAGCACCCGTTCGGTTTGGGCGGAAATGTCACCTTCAACCACCTGGCTGGTGGTTGGATCAATGGCGATCTGACCTGAAGTAAATACAAACTGGCCGATGCGAACGGCCTGGACATAGGGCCCAATGGCTTTGGGGGCATGTTCGGTATGAATGGTTTGACGTGACATAAACTTGTTTTTCGTCTCCTGATGGTTGTGATTCCCGCCGAAGCGGTCGCCTGCCACTTTAAATTGTGCTGTGGAAGATTGGAACTGTTTTAGGGTGCCGGGTTTTCGAAGTGGGCGTGGTTCAAAGCAACAGCGCCCTTGCTCCATTTTGTTCAGGTGGCAGATTTTTTCATTGACAACTTCGGCTGGACTGTGGTTTTTTAAAGGTTCACCGCGCAAGGCCAGTTGCCTTGTGCGGTTTTTCTTTTGCCCGGCAGGTTTTGCCGGGCAATTTACTGTTTTAGTACTGTGCCGCCTGCGCCAATCTAAGTGCAGGCGGCTTTTGCTTTTTTGGAAAGGAATTTTTCTATGTCGCACCTGGCACTTTCTGCTCGCACCACTGACGAACTGATTCGAACCTTTGAAGCCGGCACGCTTGACCCTGAAACCTTCAGCCATGCCGACCATTTGCGGGTGGCGTTGTTTTATGTTGCCCGGCACCCATTTGAAGAGGCTCGTGACCGGTTCCGATCAACGCTGCTGAATTTCGTCAAAATTCATAACATTTCCGTCTACAGCGAGACGGTGACTCAGTTTTGGATGAAAAAGGTTTTTGCGTTTTGGCGCCAAAACCACGAAACAATGACCCCTCAGGCGCTCGAAGCTGAACTTGTGCGCCAGTTGGCCAATTCGCGGGTGATTCAGCAGCATTTCAGTCCAGAGTTATTGGCCACCGAACGTGCCAAAACCGAATGGGTTGAACCGGACCGCGAGCCGCTTGCATAAATTGTTCAGAATTCAAGCGTTAGCTTGCCAAATCCTTCAAATTCAGGCTAAGTTCAGAGTTCCTCAACCGGAACTCTGAACCGTCAAACTCATTCGTTTTCAGCCGCATTGTGGAGGTGAGAAAGGTATGTCTCACGCAGGTTTTCGTTTGCTCAAGGCTACGTTCATGGCTGTCGTTGTACTGGAACTCATAGGCTGTATTGGGCTCACGGCTTCGTTGACCAGTCAGGCTGCTGTTTACCCACAATCAAGCCAGGCTGAGAAATCCAGTATTCCAATCCTCATCCCTGGTCGTGAAGAATCATTTTCGTTCGAACAAATGCCCGCACAGTCGTACACGGTTGATCTCAACGCCGGCCAGTTTGCGGTGGTGCGGGTGACTCAGCGAGGAGTTGATGTGCAGATCAAAGTCACGGCGCCGGATGGCTCTCTCATTGTCAACGCCAATCGAATGAATGCCCTCAATGGCGAAGAGCCAGTTTATCTCCTGGCTGCGACCCCAGGGCGGTACCAACTGGATGTTAGCCCGGTTGAGGGAATTCCGCAGGGAAGTTCATATCTGATTCAACTGCTTGAGATTCGGCAACCAACCGAAACCGATCAGGCACGGGTGCTGGCCCAAAAATATTTTGCCGAAGCCGAAGTCCAACTCGCCAAAGGTACGGCAGAAGGGTTGATGAAAGCAATTGAAGGGTATGAAAAAGCCATTCCTTTTTATAAGCAAACTGATGATCTCTATGGTGAAGCCAATGTCTTGACCAACATCGGCGCCATGTCAATGCGGTTGCGAAAACTGGATACTGCCGTCATTTGCTTTGAAAAAGCGCTGCCGATGTGGGAAAAGCTGAATGATAACAACAGTTTAACGGTAACTATGGCTCAGCTTGGGCAAATCTTATTTTCTGAAGGCAAATTTGATAAAGCCAGACTGTATTTTGAGCGTGGACTCGAACTGAGCCGCAGTATTGATGACCAGCAAGCCGAGGGAATTTCACTGTTTTCGCTGGGTTTGATCCAGAACTCTTTAGGGGATTTTGGATCAGCCCTCGAGTACTTCCGACAAGCAGAAGTGATTTTCACAAAGCTTGGCATGCATTTTCTTCAAGCTGGAGTCAAACTCAGAATCGGAGAAACTCTCTTTCATCTGGGTGAGGCCGTGGAGGCGATTAACCCCCTTGAAGAGGCTATCCGGATGTTTAAAAGCTTGAATAATCGCTGGTATTACTCACTTACTCTCGTGATATATGGGAATGTGTTTCGAGTCTTAGGGGATTATCAGAAAGCATTGGCAGTCTTGCAGGAAGCATTGGAGATCAAAAAACAAATTGGAGACCTGAGTGGACAGGCGTTTGTACTGAATTCGCTGGGAGTTTTATATAAAACCCTTGGAAATAATCTCAAAGCAATTGACTGTTACCAGTCGGCACTTGCCATCCGCGAGACCCAAAAGGATTTACCTGGGCAGGCATCAACGCTCCACAACCTGGGCGACGCTTACGGAGCAAATGGGGAGTTTGAACTGGCCCTCACTATTTTACAAAAATCGTTAACTCTCTCAAAAGCACTTGGGAATTCTCGACTGCAAATTCAAACCCAACAGGACATTGGGCTGGCATATCGTGCATTGAAAAGAATTCCTGAAGCCGAACAAATCTTTCAGGAAACACTGAGTCAGGCAATAAACCTCAAGCAACAAGACCAGTTAGGAAATCTGTACTTTCAACTTGGTCAGTTTGCCTCAGAACGGAAAGACTGGGTCAAGGCCCAGGATTTGTATCAACAGTCAATCAAATTCACTGAAAAACTCCTTTCCCCACTTGAACATGCCCAGTCATTGAAAGGTCTGGCTGAGACCGAAGTGAACCTGGGAAACTACCGGAAAGCGCGTGAACTTGGGTTGGAATCGGTCCTTTTGTTTGATCGGCTGCGTTCAAATCTGGTGCAATCTGATCTTCGGCTCTCGTTTCAATCAAGTCAAGCCAGGAATTACAAAGAACTGGTCATGTTGTTTTTGCTCCTGCATCAAAAAGATCCCAACCAGGGACACGACCGCATTGCTTTTGAAATCAGCGAGCGAGCCAGGGCCCGGGTACTGTTGGAATTGCTGACTGAAAGCAAAGTGGACATTCGCGAAGGATGTGACCCGACGCTTTTGGCTGAAGAAAAGAAACTCCGGCAAACCCTGACAGCGAAATATGCCGCCTGGACGGAATTGCTTGGAAAGGTACATAAGGTGGACCAGGAGGTAAAACTCAAACGCGATATCCAAAGTACCGAATCCGCCCTTCAGCAACTGGACGCCAAAATCCGGGAAACCAGCCCCAAATATGCGGCTTTAACTCAGATTCAGCCGCTCACCACCGACCAGATCCAGCAGGTGATTTCCGCCGATACCCAACTGGTTGAGTATAGTTTTCGAGAAGTAAACAGCTATGCCTGGGTTGTCACTCCAAACAACCTGGCCTATGTGGTCCTGCCTGGAAAAGAGAAACTCGACCCGGTCATTGAAAAAGTGTCAGACGCCCTTACTCAACTCCAACCCCAACCACAACTTGACGTTGCCGAACGAAAACGCGTCAGAGCCGAAGCTGAAACCCGGTACTGGAAAGCTGCCACTGAATTGAGTGAGTTGATTCTGGAACCGCTCCGCCCGCATTTAAAAGGTCCACGGCTGCTGCTGGTGGCCGATGGCAAACTCCAGTATATCCCCTTTGCCGCCTTGCCATTTTCGAAAGAAAATCCTGAGCGAGAAACCAAACCAGTCGCTGAATTGCTCTCAAAAGAGAAGAAAAACCCTGAACCCCGAACCCTGAACCCTGAACCCCAGGCAGTTCTTCTCGACTCGTTCGAACTCATTACCTTGCCTTCAGCTTCAATCTTAACGGCGCTTTCCAAACC carries:
- a CDS encoding RidA family protein, with the translated sequence MSRQTIHTEHAPKAIGPYVQAVRIGQFVFTSGQIAIDPTTSQVVEGDISAQTERVLTNITAVLEAAGGSLRNVVKTTVFLKDMNHFQAMNEVYGRFFSENPPARSTVEVARLPKDVLVEIETIAWVG
- a CDS encoding CHAT domain-containing protein encodes the protein MSHAGFRLLKATFMAVVVLELIGCIGLTASLTSQAAVYPQSSQAEKSSIPILIPGREESFSFEQMPAQSYTVDLNAGQFAVVRVTQRGVDVQIKVTAPDGSLIVNANRMNALNGEEPVYLLAATPGRYQLDVSPVEGIPQGSSYLIQLLEIRQPTETDQARVLAQKYFAEAEVQLAKGTAEGLMKAIEGYEKAIPFYKQTDDLYGEANVLTNIGAMSMRLRKLDTAVICFEKALPMWEKLNDNNSLTVTMAQLGQILFSEGKFDKARLYFERGLELSRSIDDQQAEGISLFSLGLIQNSLGDFGSALEYFRQAEVIFTKLGMHFLQAGVKLRIGETLFHLGEAVEAINPLEEAIRMFKSLNNRWYYSLTLVIYGNVFRVLGDYQKALAVLQEALEIKKQIGDLSGQAFVLNSLGVLYKTLGNNLKAIDCYQSALAIRETQKDLPGQASTLHNLGDAYGANGEFELALTILQKSLTLSKALGNSRLQIQTQQDIGLAYRALKRIPEAEQIFQETLSQAINLKQQDQLGNLYFQLGQFASERKDWVKAQDLYQQSIKFTEKLLSPLEHAQSLKGLAETEVNLGNYRKARELGLESVLLFDRLRSNLVQSDLRLSFQSSQARNYKELVMLFLLLHQKDPNQGHDRIAFEISERARARVLLELLTESKVDIREGCDPTLLAEEKKLRQTLTAKYAAWTELLGKVHKVDQEVKLKRDIQSTESALQQLDAKIRETSPKYAALTQIQPLTTDQIQQVISADTQLVEYSFREVNSYAWVVTPNNLAYVVLPGKEKLDPVIEKVSDALTQLQPQPQLDVAERKRVRAEAETRYWKAATELSELILEPLRPHLKGPRLLLVADGKLQYIPFAALPFSKENPERETKPVAELLSKEKKNPEPRTLNPEPQAVLLDSFELITLPSASILTALSKPDTTNRPQRLAIFADPVFRSEEVPVTNQSAPLEHATPNRNLTKAELLGKPTTEQPREPAIVQQLNIQRLPFTRIEAEEISKLFPAEQVLKAIAFDASLDKVRTTDLTRYSMLHFATHGLLDTDNPELSAVVLSLVDRDRNSIDGFLRLGDIYNLKLNADLVVLSACQTGIGQEQGGEGLIGLTRGFLYAGARRVVASLWMVDDQATSELMKRFYQNMLGPEKMKPGQALRAAQLSIRKERAWKSPFYWAAFQVQGQY